In Oscillatoria acuminata PCC 6304, a single window of DNA contains:
- a CDS encoding DUF1269 domain-containing protein, translated as MTVDELRRAVGVFERYEDAEAAFYQLRQAGFSLNHLSIIAPDLPRSRNPGAANMNSHLTMGDAAASPAPPSHTTDATGTFAEEGAATGAVAGGTVGGFIGLLQALAALSIPGIGPVLAGGTVATILLNTLAGGAIGAATGGLVGALAGLGIPEERAKIYNDRLSQGHYLLIVEGSVYEIERAEEILTGRGIQEWGIYHFPGEPIVNPAAMPTVPPVNSPNHPSLTGQSSFPNPRIP; from the coding sequence ATGACTGTAGATGAACTTAGACGTGCCGTAGGCGTCTTCGAGCGTTATGAAGATGCTGAAGCCGCTTTTTACCAACTCAGACAAGCAGGCTTTTCCCTCAATCACCTGTCAATTATTGCTCCAGACCTCCCCCGGTCCCGGAATCCAGGAGCGGCGAACATGAACTCTCACCTCACAATGGGAGATGCTGCTGCCAGTCCCGCACCCCCTAGCCACACCACCGACGCGACCGGAACCTTTGCCGAAGAAGGGGCTGCGACAGGTGCCGTAGCCGGGGGAACTGTGGGGGGTTTTATCGGCTTGCTGCAAGCCTTAGCCGCCTTATCCATTCCCGGAATCGGACCTGTACTCGCCGGAGGAACCGTGGCAACCATCCTGCTGAATACTCTAGCCGGAGGTGCGATCGGGGCCGCTACAGGCGGTTTAGTCGGGGCATTAGCCGGTTTAGGTATCCCCGAAGAACGGGCCAAAATCTACAACGATCGCCTCTCCCAAGGTCACTATTTACTCATCGTTGAAGGCTCAGTTTATGAAATAGAACGAGCCGAAGAAATCCTAACCGGAAGAGGCATCCAAGAATGGGGAATTTATCATTTTCCTGGCGAACCGATTGTTAATCCTGCTGCCATGCCTACGGTTCCTCCAGTTAATTCACCCAATCACCCCTCTTTAACGGGTCAAAGTTCTTTCCCTAATCCGAGAATTCCCTAA
- a CDS encoding RecQ family ATP-dependent DNA helicase, protein MDSHHSASWNQVRDTFRQIWGYDDFRSPQGEIVQTLLQGKDALIVLPTGGGKSICFQLPALLQTGLTLVVSPLVALMENQVQELRDRHLDAALLHGEVPKKQRKATLNALENNQLRLLYLSPETLLSPPVWQRLLDPKLPINGMILDEAHCLVQWGDTFRPAYRRLGAVRPALLKSKPAGSKLAIAAFTATADPTAQKTIQSVLKLHKPNQFLLSPYRSNLLLQIQIAWTPRGRRQRMLQFIQSQGLQSGLVYVRTRRDAEELATWFRQQGCKTCAYHGGLSGEERRSIESSWIGDSLQFVVCTCAFGMGVNKPNVRWVLHYQTPALLSEYIQEVGRAGRDGKPATALSLISECTGWLDPQDEHQRQFVATQQQTLYRRAQNLMKKLPNQGNINQISKQYPDGAIALSLLHSMGQLQWRDPFHYRILSSGSSSGLSVAHPSQQMKQFLFTRRCRWQFLLEAFGFGKEAKEMRCGHCDNCLGKRFMGFI, encoded by the coding sequence ATGGACAGCCATCACAGTGCATCCTGGAATCAGGTCCGGGATACGTTCCGCCAAATCTGGGGATACGATGATTTTAGAAGTCCTCAGGGAGAAATTGTGCAAACTCTGTTGCAGGGGAAAGATGCGCTGATTGTCTTACCCACGGGTGGGGGGAAGTCAATTTGCTTTCAACTCCCGGCGTTACTGCAAACCGGATTAACCCTGGTGGTGTCGCCATTGGTGGCATTGATGGAAAATCAGGTGCAAGAACTGCGCGATCGCCACTTAGATGCGGCACTTCTACATGGGGAAGTTCCCAAAAAACAGCGCAAAGCAACCCTAAACGCCCTAGAAAACAATCAATTACGGTTATTATATCTCTCCCCGGAAACTTTGCTGAGTCCCCCGGTTTGGCAGCGTTTATTGGACCCCAAATTACCGATTAATGGGATGATTTTAGATGAAGCACATTGTTTAGTTCAATGGGGGGATACATTTCGACCCGCCTATCGGCGTTTGGGTGCCGTTCGTCCCGCCCTTTTGAAATCAAAACCAGCGGGTTCTAAACTGGCGATCGCCGCCTTTACGGCAACCGCTGACCCGACTGCTCAGAAAACGATTCAATCGGTGTTAAAATTACACAAACCCAACCAATTTTTACTCAGTCCTTATCGGTCGAATCTCTTGTTACAAATTCAAATTGCTTGGACTCCGCGAGGGCGTCGGCAACGGATGTTACAGTTTATCCAGTCTCAAGGGTTACAGTCGGGGTTAGTCTATGTGAGAACTCGTCGGGATGCGGAAGAATTAGCAACTTGGTTCCGTCAACAAGGATGCAAAACCTGCGCCTATCATGGCGGTTTGAGTGGGGAGGAACGCCGCAGTATTGAAAGCAGTTGGATTGGTGATTCTCTACAATTTGTGGTCTGTACTTGTGCCTTTGGTATGGGAGTGAATAAACCCAATGTGCGGTGGGTTTTACATTATCAAACTCCGGCCTTATTATCAGAATATATTCAAGAAGTGGGTCGCGCCGGTCGTGATGGTAAACCGGCGACTGCACTTTCTTTAATCAGTGAATGTACGGGATGGTTAGACCCTCAAGATGAGCATCAGCGCCAATTTGTGGCAACGCAACAACAAACCCTCTATCGCCGCGCTCAAAATTTGATGAAAAAGTTACCCAATCAGGGGAATATTAATCAAATTTCAAAACAGTATCCCGATGGAGCGATCGCCCTGTCTTTACTGCATAGTATGGGGCAGTTACAATGGCGTGATCCGTTTCATTATCGGATTCTTTCTTCGGGTTCTTCTTCTGGTTTATCTGTTGCTCATCCGAGTCAACAAATGAAGCAGTTTCTGTTTACCCGGCGATGTCGGTGGCAGTTTTTATTAGAAGCATTTGGGTTTGGGAAAGAGGCTAAAGAGATGCGATGTGGTCATTGTGATAACTGTTTAGGCAAGCGGTTTATGGGTTTTATTTAG